AACTTCTGAAGACTCCCCCTACATAGACTTTATATACAAGCTTGTAGAACTTGACGGAAAACCTGTTATGAAAACCAGCGAAGGGAAAAAGATGTACCCTGGAAGAAAACAGGTTTTTAGACAAACCGATAAAGATATTGTTGCCTACTTTGAGGAAAAATTTGAAGGAGAACCTCTCCTAGAAAAAGTTATGGAAAATGGAAAGTTAATAAAAAAACTTCCAAATCTTAGAGAAATCAGAGATTACTTTATTTTCAACTTTGAGAACTTTCCTGAGGAGATAAAGGATATTCACCAGAAAAGGGAATATCCTGTAGTCGTAAGTGAAAAACTTGAAAGCCTTTACGAAAAGTTAAAGAACTTAGGGGGTAATCATTGGTAAGAATAATCACAATTGATGGTCCTGCAGGAGCAGGAAAGAGTACCGTTGCTAAAGAAATTGCTAAAAGATTTGGCTTTGTCCACCTAGATTCTGGAGCTATTTACAGAACTATAGGGGTTGTATGTAAAGAAAGAGGAATAGACTTAGAAGATGAAAGAGCGGTTGTAGAGCTAGTCCAAACCCTAAATATGGAACTTAAAGAGGGAAAGGTTTTTCTTAATGGAGAAGAAATAACTGAAAAAATAAGAACTCCTGAAGCCGGTTTTTTAGCATCAAAAGTAGCTCAGTTTAAAGAAGTTAGAGAAGTAATAGTTAGGATATTGCGAAAAATGGCTAAAGGAAAGAAAATCGTTATTGATGGTAGAGATGCTGGAACTTACATCTTTCCTGAAGCTGATCTAAAAATTTATCTA
The window above is part of the Desulfurobacteriaceae bacterium genome. Proteins encoded here:
- the cmk gene encoding (d)CMP kinase gives rise to the protein MVRIITIDGPAGAGKSTVAKEIAKRFGFVHLDSGAIYRTIGVVCKERGIDLEDERAVVELVQTLNMELKEGKVFLNGEEITEKIRTPEAGFLASKVAQFKEVREVIVRILRKMAKGKKIVIDGRDAGTYIFPEADLKIYLTASPEERAKRRYKELKEKGFEISFESVLKEVIERDERDKNRDFAPLTIPEGALIIDTTGKNIEEVIQSISKFLV